A window of Phytoactinopolyspora mesophila contains these coding sequences:
- the coaA gene encoding type I pantothenate kinase, with amino-acid sequence MAEPEGKTPGTQSPFVDLTRPEWARLRDQMPLPLTAEELEALRGLGDEVDLNEVSDIYLPLSRLLNLHVRGTARLHEATTTFLGSFAERTPYVIGIGGSVAVGKSTTARLLRLLLARWPDHPRVELVTTDGFLLPNAELERRGLLQRKGFPESYNRRALLRFVAAVKSGAAEVRAPKYSHLTYDVLPDEQVVLKHPDIVLIEGLNVLQPARPRENGVAGLAVSDFFDFSIYVDAEPGDIRQWYITRFLRLRETAFRRPESYFRRYADLDHDEAVAQAEHLWDTINGPNLSQNIQPTRGRAKLVLTKNADHAVQRVRLRKI; translated from the coding sequence ATGGCCGAACCCGAAGGCAAGACTCCAGGCACCCAGTCGCCGTTCGTCGACCTGACTCGACCCGAGTGGGCACGACTACGCGATCAGATGCCCCTGCCCCTCACCGCCGAGGAATTGGAAGCGCTTCGTGGCCTCGGTGACGAGGTAGACCTGAACGAGGTCAGCGACATCTACCTCCCCCTGTCCCGCCTGCTGAACCTGCATGTGCGCGGCACCGCCCGCCTGCACGAAGCGACGACGACATTCCTGGGCTCGTTCGCCGAACGCACGCCATATGTGATCGGGATCGGCGGCTCGGTGGCTGTCGGAAAGTCCACCACCGCGCGGTTGCTGAGGCTGCTTCTTGCCCGGTGGCCGGATCATCCTCGTGTCGAGCTCGTGACCACTGACGGGTTCCTGCTTCCCAACGCTGAACTGGAGCGCCGGGGGCTCCTGCAACGTAAGGGGTTCCCTGAGTCGTACAACCGGCGGGCACTTCTGCGCTTCGTGGCGGCGGTGAAGTCGGGCGCCGCCGAGGTACGCGCACCAAAGTACTCTCACTTGACCTACGACGTCCTGCCCGACGAGCAGGTGGTGCTGAAACACCCGGACATCGTTCTCATCGAGGGCCTGAACGTGCTGCAGCCGGCCCGTCCGCGCGAAAACGGCGTGGCCGGCCTGGCGGTGAGCGACTTCTTCGACTTCTCGATCTACGTCGACGCCGAGCCGGGAGACATCCGCCAGTGGTACATCACCCGATTCCTGCGCCTACGAGAGACGGCCTTCCGGCGCCCGGAGTCGTACTTCCGCCGGTACGCCGATCTCGACCATGACGAGGCTGTCGCTCAGGCAGAACATCTCTGGGACACGATCAACGGGCCGAACCTGAGCCAGAACATCCAGCCGACTCGAGGGCGGGCCAAACTGGTGCTGACGAAGAACGCCGATCACGCTGTCCAGCGGGTCCGGCTGCGCAAGATCTGA